The following coding sequences lie in one Sphingomonas sp. M1-B02 genomic window:
- a CDS encoding efflux transporter outer membrane subunit, translated as MNRLILLLAASALSGCASMAPKYVQPAAPVPPSWPVGDAYLAQSEAALPAVTYRDIFRDARLQALIEQALVNNRDLRIAAANIRAAREQYRIQRANRLPLIGAGAGATVTGGDRTSGTSGNNSGTGTGTGTGTGTGAVPSNSGTRTNFSADVGVTGFELDLFGRVASLTEAEQNRFFATEAGARATRLTLIGDIADAWLNHAADASLLKIAEDTATSAQSSVRLTRARLEGGVAPRTDLRQAEQVLEAARADLAEQRTALAQDINALQLLVGATIDPATLPASIEQAGTTVAELPAGVDSGVLLRRPDVVQAEYQLRAANAEIGAARAALFPRITLTGLLGLASNALTGLFSGGAFAWSGGADLNYPIFSGGAAQANVRLSQAQRDAAVANYERAIQIAFREVSDALARRGTIVEQIRATAAQTEAAADTYRLTEARYRGGIDTFLSSLDAQRSLYAAQRSLVNTQLVRASNLVTLYRTLGGDSLLQATPQGPVPVNASANN; from the coding sequence ATGAACCGGCTGATCCTGCTGCTGGCGGCAAGCGCGCTGAGCGGCTGCGCATCGATGGCGCCCAAATATGTCCAGCCCGCCGCGCCCGTGCCCCCTTCCTGGCCGGTCGGCGACGCCTATCTGGCGCAGAGCGAGGCGGCGCTGCCGGCGGTGACCTATCGCGACATCTTCCGTGACGCGCGGCTGCAGGCGCTGATCGAGCAGGCCCTGGTCAACAATCGCGATCTGCGGATCGCCGCTGCCAATATCCGGGCCGCGCGCGAGCAATATCGCATCCAGCGCGCGAATCGGCTTCCCCTGATCGGCGCGGGCGCGGGCGCGACCGTGACCGGCGGCGATCGCACCAGCGGCACGAGCGGCAACAACAGCGGGACCGGCACGGGCACAGGCACGGGCACGGGCACCGGCGCCGTCCCCAGCAATTCAGGCACCCGGACCAATTTCTCTGCCGATGTCGGCGTCACGGGCTTCGAACTCGATCTGTTCGGGCGCGTGGCGTCGCTGACCGAAGCCGAGCAGAACCGCTTTTTCGCGACCGAGGCGGGGGCACGGGCGACCAGGCTGACGCTGATCGGCGACATCGCCGACGCCTGGCTCAATCACGCCGCCGATGCGAGCCTGCTCAAGATCGCGGAAGACACCGCCACCAGCGCGCAGAGCAGCGTGCGGCTGACGCGTGCGCGGCTGGAGGGCGGCGTCGCGCCGCGCACCGACCTGCGCCAAGCCGAGCAGGTGCTCGAAGCCGCACGCGCCGATCTGGCCGAACAGCGCACCGCGCTGGCCCAGGATATCAACGCGCTGCAATTGCTGGTGGGGGCGACGATCGATCCGGCCACGCTGCCAGCATCAATCGAGCAGGCCGGCACGACCGTGGCCGAATTGCCGGCGGGGGTGGATTCGGGAGTGCTGCTGCGCCGGCCCGACGTCGTGCAGGCAGAATATCAGCTGCGTGCGGCGAATGCCGAGATCGGCGCGGCGCGCGCGGCCCTGTTCCCCCGGATCACGCTCACCGGGCTGCTGGGCCTGGCAAGCAATGCGTTGACCGGACTGTTCAGCGGCGGCGCCTTCGCCTGGTCGGGCGGCGCGGATCTGAACTATCCGATCTTCAGCGGTGGCGCGGCGCAGGCCAATGTGCGGCTGAGCCAGGCGCAGCGCGACGCCGCGGTGGCCAATTACGAGCGCGCGATCCAGATCGCCTTCCGCGAAGTCTCCGACGCGCTGGCGCGCCGCGGCACGATCGTCGAGCAGATCCGCGCGACCGCCGCGCAGACCGAGGCGGCGGCGGACACCTATCGGCTGACCGAGGCGCGCTATCGCGGCGGGATCGACACCTTCCTGAGCAGCCTCGATGCACAGCGCTCGCTTTATGCGGCGCAACGCTCGCTGGTGAATACGCAGTTGGTGCGGGCGAGCAATCTGGTGACCTTGTATCGCACGCTGGGTGGCGATTCACTCCTGCAGGCGACGCCGCAGGGACCCGTGCCGGTCAACGCGTCCGCAAACAATTAG
- a CDS encoding 2-dehydro-3-deoxy-6-phosphogalactonate aldolase has product MTQITFDSAFAACPLIAILRGVRPDEVEAIGDALVDAGFTLIEVPLNSPDPLDSIARLAKRLAGKAVIGAGTVLRIADVEAVRAAGGTMIISPNANVEVIAASAAAGMVSLPGIATPTEAFAALEAGATALKLFPAEGSSPQILKAMRAVLPKDLSILPVGGIAPDNMGPWIEAGAAGFGLGSALYKVGLSADEVGANARAFVAALA; this is encoded by the coding sequence ATGACCCAGATCACCTTCGATTCCGCGTTCGCCGCCTGCCCGCTGATCGCGATCCTGCGCGGGGTAAGGCCCGACGAGGTCGAGGCGATCGGCGACGCCCTGGTCGACGCCGGCTTCACTTTGATCGAGGTGCCGCTCAACTCGCCCGATCCGCTCGACAGCATCGCAAGGCTGGCGAAGCGGCTGGCCGGCAAGGCCGTGATCGGCGCCGGCACCGTGCTGCGTATCGCCGACGTCGAGGCGGTCCGCGCGGCGGGCGGCACGATGATCATCTCGCCCAACGCCAATGTCGAGGTCATCGCCGCGAGCGCCGCGGCGGGCATGGTCTCGCTCCCCGGCATCGCCACGCCGACCGAGGCCTTCGCCGCGCTCGAGGCTGGCGCCACTGCGCTCAAGCTGTTCCCGGCCGAGGGTTCGAGCCCGCAGATCCTGAAGGCAATGCGCGCCGTCTTGCCGAAGGACCTCAGCATCCTTCCCGTCGGCGGAATCGCGCCGGACAATATGGGTCCCTGGATCGAAGCCGGGGCCGCAGGCTTCGGGCTCGGCTCGGCGCTCTACAAGGTCGGGCTGAGTGCGGATGAAGTGGGGGCCAACGCGCGCGCCTTCGTCGCGGCGCTGGCTTAG
- a CDS encoding 2-dehydro-3-deoxygalactonokinase, which translates to MVSKATRFLAVDWGTTNRRVFLIDQGQVVRTERDDRGVTAVEDFESDAAGIRAQFGDLPMLMAGMVGSTVGWRVAPYVPAPAGLADLAANLLWIDDRTAIVPGISTMVGGRPDVMRGEEVQLLGAVAAGLVPPDSLLCQPGTHCKWVEMEAGRVADFTTAMTGELFAMLRKHGLLAAQLGGEVRPGAAFREGVEEARRRDLTASLFGIRAAKMLGVRDDADAASYASGLLIGSDVAARLATTGHDTVHILADPVLGALYSVAIETLGRSARLVDSQSAFVAGIIEIRNQ; encoded by the coding sequence GTGGTGAGCAAGGCCACGCGCTTCCTGGCGGTCGATTGGGGGACGACCAATCGGCGTGTGTTCCTGATCGATCAGGGCCAGGTCGTGCGCACCGAGCGCGACGATCGTGGGGTCACCGCAGTCGAGGATTTCGAGAGCGACGCAGCGGGCATCCGCGCGCAGTTCGGCGATCTGCCGATGCTGATGGCGGGGATGGTGGGCTCGACGGTCGGCTGGCGGGTCGCACCCTATGTGCCCGCACCGGCCGGCCTCGCAGACCTCGCCGCGAACCTGCTGTGGATCGACGATCGCACCGCGATCGTGCCGGGCATCTCGACGATGGTCGGCGGTCGGCCCGATGTGATGCGCGGCGAGGAGGTCCAGTTGCTCGGTGCCGTCGCTGCCGGGCTGGTCCCGCCCGATTCGCTGCTCTGCCAGCCCGGCACCCACTGCAAATGGGTGGAAATGGAAGCGGGCAGGGTGGCCGATTTCACGACCGCGATGACCGGCGAGCTGTTCGCGATGCTGCGCAAGCATGGCCTGCTCGCAGCCCAGCTCGGCGGCGAGGTCAGGCCCGGCGCGGCTTTTCGAGAAGGCGTGGAGGAGGCAAGGCGCCGCGACCTGACGGCGTCGCTGTTCGGCATCCGCGCGGCCAAGATGCTGGGGGTGCGCGACGATGCCGACGCCGCGTCCTACGCCAGCGGGCTGCTGATCGGCAGCGACGTCGCCGCGCGGCTCGCGACCACGGGGCACGACACCGTCCACATCCTTGCCGATCCCGTGCTCGGCGCCCTATATTCGGTGGCGATAGAGACGCTGGGCCGTTCGGCCCGGCTGGTCGACAGCCAGTCCGCCTTCGTGGCCGGCATTATCGAGATACGAAACCAATGA
- a CDS encoding sodium/sugar symporter, whose product MTSLSNIDLFVVILYAIGIFGLAQYVSRDKAGHTKDTSDYFLASKSLPWWAIGASLIAANISAEQIVGMSGSGYAIGLAIASYEWMAAITLLIVGKWFLPIFLKNEIYTMPQFLEQRFGPTIRTVMAIFWLALYIFVNLTSILWLGSIAVTQVAGVNQDVALVGLGAFALLYQLRGGLKAVALTDIVQVTLLVFGGLVISYLTLSEIGGDAGVLGGFTRLTTELPEKFDMILSQDNPFYKDLPGLSVLIGGMWIANLSYWGFNQYIIQRALAAKNLSEAQKGVVFAAFLKLLMPVIIVLPGIAAVLLAPDLAKPDQAYPTMMRMLPVGLLGLVFAALVAAIIASMASKINSIATIFTLDLYAKMKGVESQALDASGDAVLTAGHEKQLVRVGRIAAVVATIAAILTARPLLGSLDQAFQYIQEFSGFVTPGITVIFLLGLFWPRATEAGALVGAVASVVLSFVFWFPADWGGVAALNAVPFMNRMMIVFFASLALAVIVSLARPAHADSNRIQMQGVSFRTTTSFNIAAVIIVLILIALYATWW is encoded by the coding sequence ATGACGAGCCTGTCGAATATCGATCTCTTCGTGGTGATCCTCTACGCCATCGGCATCTTCGGCCTGGCGCAATATGTCAGTCGCGACAAAGCCGGGCACACCAAGGATACGTCGGATTATTTCCTCGCGTCCAAGTCGCTGCCCTGGTGGGCGATCGGCGCCTCGCTCATCGCCGCGAACATCTCGGCCGAACAGATCGTCGGCATGTCCGGCTCGGGCTATGCGATCGGCCTCGCCATCGCCTCCTACGAGTGGATGGCGGCAATCACGCTGCTGATCGTCGGCAAATGGTTTCTGCCGATCTTCCTGAAGAACGAAATCTACACCATGCCCCAGTTCCTGGAGCAGAGGTTCGGGCCGACGATCCGCACGGTCATGGCGATCTTCTGGCTGGCGCTGTACATCTTCGTGAACCTGACCTCGATCCTGTGGCTCGGCTCGATTGCGGTGACCCAGGTCGCCGGCGTCAACCAGGACGTTGCCTTGGTCGGCCTCGGCGCCTTCGCGCTGCTCTATCAGCTGCGCGGCGGGCTCAAGGCGGTGGCGCTGACCGACATCGTCCAGGTGACGCTGCTGGTGTTCGGCGGGCTGGTCATCTCCTATCTCACGCTGAGCGAGATCGGCGGCGACGCCGGCGTGCTCGGCGGCTTTACGCGGCTGACCACCGAACTGCCCGAAAAGTTCGACATGATCCTCTCGCAGGACAATCCCTTCTACAAGGATCTGCCCGGCCTCTCGGTGCTGATCGGCGGGATGTGGATCGCCAACCTCAGCTATTGGGGCTTCAACCAATATATCATTCAGCGCGCGCTGGCCGCCAAGAACCTGTCCGAAGCGCAGAAGGGCGTGGTGTTCGCCGCCTTCCTCAAGCTGCTGATGCCGGTGATCATCGTGCTCCCGGGCATCGCCGCGGTGCTGCTCGCGCCCGATCTCGCCAAGCCCGACCAGGCCTATCCGACGATGATGCGGATGCTGCCGGTCGGCCTGCTCGGCCTCGTCTTCGCGGCGTTGGTCGCGGCGATCATCGCGTCGATGGCTTCGAAGATCAATTCGATCGCGACGATCTTCACGCTCGATCTCTATGCCAAGATGAAGGGGGTCGAGAGCCAGGCGCTCGATGCAAGCGGCGATGCCGTCCTCACGGCGGGGCATGAAAAGCAGTTGGTGCGCGTCGGCCGGATTGCCGCCGTCGTCGCGACGATCGCGGCGATCCTCACCGCGCGCCCGCTGCTCGGCAGCCTCGACCAGGCGTTCCAATATATCCAGGAATTCTCCGGCTTCGTGACCCCGGGCATCACCGTCATCTTCCTGCTCGGCCTGTTCTGGCCGCGCGCCACCGAGGCGGGTGCGCTCGTCGGTGCGGTCGCGTCGGTGGTGCTCAGCTTCGTCTTCTGGTTCCCGGCGGATTGGGGCGGCGTCGCCGCGCTCAACGCAGTGCCGTTCATGAACCGGATGATGATCGTCTTCTTCGCCAGCCTTGCGCTTGCGGTGATCGTCTCGCTGGCGCGCCCGGCGCATGCCGACAGCAACCGGATCCAGATGCAGGGCGTATCGTTCCGCACCACCACCAGCTTCAACATCGCGGCAGTGATCATCGTACTGATCCTGATCGCGCTCTACGCGACCTGGTGGTGA
- a CDS encoding FadR/GntR family transcriptional regulator yields the protein MSTKYPSLGADHARPQLGRNLTYGMLDSLGRAIVTGRYEAEPFPTEAELAKQHGVSRSVTREAVKMLTAKGLLSARPRQGTIVQPATSWNLFDTDVLSWLLERQFSVDLLRQFNQLRVAIEPEAAALAARVATEADLQRISEGLARMADAERGEDDPLDADIAFHVAILRASGNPFYAQFRDMVATALRTSIRFTNRLKGRTANLADHAAVRDAIVARDPAAAHAAMRALIGDVLELIEQVEAGEQHLHPAK from the coding sequence ATGTCGACCAAATACCCGTCGCTCGGCGCGGACCATGCGCGACCGCAGCTTGGCCGCAACCTGACCTATGGCATGCTCGACAGCCTGGGCCGGGCAATCGTGACCGGGCGCTACGAGGCGGAGCCCTTCCCCACCGAGGCCGAGCTTGCCAAGCAGCATGGCGTGAGCCGATCGGTGACGCGCGAGGCGGTGAAGATGCTGACCGCCAAGGGCCTGCTGAGCGCGCGGCCACGCCAGGGCACGATCGTCCAGCCCGCCACCAGCTGGAACCTGTTCGACACCGATGTGCTGAGCTGGCTGCTGGAGCGGCAATTCTCGGTGGACCTGCTGCGCCAGTTCAACCAGCTGCGCGTGGCGATCGAGCCCGAGGCGGCGGCGCTGGCGGCGCGCGTGGCGACCGAAGCGGACCTGCAGCGGATAAGCGAAGGACTCGCGCGAATGGCCGACGCCGAACGCGGTGAAGATGATCCGCTCGACGCGGATATCGCCTTCCACGTGGCGATCCTGCGGGCATCGGGAAACCCTTTCTACGCACAGTTTCGCGACATGGTGGCGACCGCGCTGCGCACCTCGATCCGCTTCACCAACCGGCTGAAGGGCCGCACCGCGAACCTGGCCGACCATGCCGCGGTGCGCGACGCGATCGTTGCGCGCGATCCCGCTGCTGCACATGCGGCGATGCGCGCGCTCATCGGCGATGTGCTGGAACTGATCGAGCAGGTCGAAGCGGGCGAGCAGCACCTCCACCCAGCCAAATGA